The sequence GTCTTTGCTATTTTCATACAGAAAAATTCAATAAGGCAGAAGAGTATTTATTTAGAGCTTCTAATTTTTTATCAGAAGAAGCAGATACAATAAAAACAATAAGGTTAAATATTAATATTGCCAACCTCTATTATGAGCAATACAAAGACAATCAAGCCATTCCTTATTTTGAAAAAGCGTATGCCTTGTCAAAAAAAATAAAGAATTTTGAGATAAAACAAAATGCAGCTTTAAACATGGCTGTTGTGGAAGAAAATAGAAAAGATTTGGTAAAAGCTATGATGTATCGAAAAGAGTATGACATTTGGAAAGATTCTTTAAATAATCAAAACAAAATTTGGGCAGTAGCCGAAATTGAAAAAAAATATGCAGTAAATCAGAAACAAAAAGAAATACAACTATTAGCCTCTGAAAACAAAACAAAAGTTTCTCAACGAAATGGTTTTATTGTTGCTTCTGTTCTATTCCTATTGCTTTTTGGAACAGCTTTTTATTTTTACAATCAAAAGAGCAAAACAAATAAAATTATTGAGGCTCAAAAAGATAACTTAGATGATTTAAACGCTACGAAAGACAAACTATTCTCCATTGTTAGTCACGATCTGCGTTCCTCTGTAAACGCGTTGCAAGTTACTAATGATGAATTATTAAAAGACATTGCCAATCGTAATTTTGAAACATTAGATAAAACGGCTCATAAAAATGCAGCCATTGCTAATAGTACTTTTAATTTATTGGAAAATCTTCTACATTGGGCAACCTTACAAACACAACAACTCTATTTCCATATAGAATCTGTCGATTTATTTTCTGTAATGCAACAAATAGAATACAATTACAAACCTTTATTTGAAAATAAAAATCTTGTTTTTGCTAATAAAATTCCTAAAGCTACTTTCGTATTAGCCGATTTAGATTCTTTAAAGATAATTATTCGAAACTTGCTAGATAATGCCATAAAATTTTCAAACGAAAACGATACTATTTCAGTCTATACTTTTGATAAAGAAGCTGTTTTTCATTATCTTGTCATTGAAGATACAGGAATAGGAATGGATGAAGAAACAAGAATAAATTTGCTCAAAGAAGGGAATTTACTCAACAAAAAGAAAAACCAAAAAGGTATTGGAACAGGACTTGGCCTACAGCTTTGCAAATCGATGATTCAAAAAAACAAAGGTCATTTAGCTATTGAAAGTTATGAAAACAAAGGCACTAAGATAATTATTGCACTTCCTAAACTCACATCTAATGGATAAAGTAAACATACTCATCATTGAAGATAACCTAGATGAAGCAAAAGCACTTCAAGAGCTTTTACAAAGAAACAATTATAATGTGGTCGGAATTGCAAGCACCCATCAAGAAGCACTCACTTTATTTTACGAATTGCCAATTGACCTTGTTATAATTGATGTTTTTTTAGACGGTAATCCCGATGGAATTAGCTTTGCAGAAACCATTTCAATTATTCCCAATGCTTTAAAACCTTTTGTTTTCTTAACAAGTTCCAAAGACCGACAAATTTTTGAAAGAGCCAAACTAACCAAACCCTTTAGTTTCTTACTGAAACCTTTCAACGAATTAGAGGTATTATATGCCATAGAAATGGCTGTCGAAAAATTCTATGATCAACCCAACGTTTTTGTAAGCGAACACCAAGACACTGTAATAAGCGAATGTTATCTTTTTATAAAAAAGAAAAATGCACTCAACAAAGTAAAAACCGATAACATAATTTATATTGAAGTTGACGATCGTTATTGCTCTATTATTACTGAAAAAGAAAAATTTGTCATTCAAATTTCTCTCGGAAAAATTAGCGAACTATTATGTAGTAAAACTTTTGTGCAAACACACCGAAAATATATTGTGAATACCAACGCAATCGAAAAAATTATTCTTGAAGATAATTTATTGATTCTAAAAGACAATCACCAAGTCACATTTAGTGGGAAATACAAAGAAATTATAAAAAGTTTTACTATTTTAAAATAAGCCATAACCCAACATTTTCAAACACTTAAATCTTCTCAAACGGGAAGATTTTTTTGTTTTATAACGGTTAGCAAATTTCATTCACACATCTATTCTCATTCTTCTACATCAGAAAATATATCATTCACATCATCTTTTTCATTTGGCTCTTATTCAAAACCTAATTTTATCTCAGAAAACAAAACCTAGCGCTAGAAAAATTGTTTTTTTAAGATTAAAAGTAGAGTTCAGCAACTACTATAAAAACGAGGCGTAATCTGAAAAGCCTTATGAGTAAGAACAAATAAACAAAAATTATGGCAACAAATAGTGTAGAAACAACCTGGACAATTAACACATTAATAAACACAAATTATTTAGATAGCTTATCTGGAACAGGAACTTGGGAAAATCCAATTGGAGGAAATCAATATTTTAGTGACAATATAATTTTTGTCGCTACAAATGATAAGAACAATAATGTTTATTATGCAAATGACACGAACTTCAAATTAACAGTTAGTAAAAATGACAAAATAAATTGGGTTGTAAATTCTATGAACCCAATTAACAATAAGAACTTAGGAGTGGTTATGTATGGTTTTGACAAAGGCGCAAATTGGACTGGTAGCTTAACAAGTCCATCATCCGAAAGTATAGAATCCGTTTCGGTTAATTTAACTAACGGATTCATGAGCCAAAGTAAACCTACTGGTACCTTCATAGAAGCTAAGGCAAGTGAAATTGCTGTACCTCATACTTCTGTTAAAATTGAACCTGTAAAAGTTACAATTAATTATCACATTATGATTCTTCTTTTAGATCTATCTTCTCCAAGTAAACCATCAATTAAAAAGTATATCAAAATTGACCCAAAATTTATTATTTCATAAAACTGTCAATTTTTATATTCGAAAAATGATTTAAAATTTTATTGTGAAAGGCTGTCAAAAAAGACAGCCTTTTTATCTTTAAATGAAAACAAATACACATTCAACAAAAACACATTGTAAATACAAATATTATAGAATAATTTACTTCCAAAAGTAAATTATTATTGAAGGTTATTCATAAAGTTCCATTTCGGAAAAATAAACAATTACAACATATTTTTAAAATACTTAAATCTTCTCAAACGGGAAGGTTTTTTCATTTAGGACTCATTTTGTTTCTTGTTTTTAAGAGCACAACAACAGCTCTTTCAATACTGCTTAAATTCAATTTCATTGAAATACAACCAATTTTATTTACAACAAATAACTTTTCATTCACAACAGAAAACCTTCCGTTTACATCATCTTTTACATTTGGCTCTTATTCAAAACCTAATTTTATCTCAGAAAACAAAATCTAGCGCTAGAAAATTGTTCTTAAACATTCATTAAAAAATAAACATTATGAAAAAAGTAATTGTAAAATTGGAATTCGAAGGTAAAGATTTTGGATATATGAGAATCGATAAAAAAGGAACATTTTATGGAGGAGGAAGTGAATCTGAAGCAGTAGAATTTGAGTTAGAAAAATACAGCAAATTGAAAGAGGCTAATTATTTTAAAGTTTCGGGAACTAAAGGGTATCTTGATTTCAAAGCAACATCCTCAATCTTGTTTTCTGACACACCTTGGCTTTCAGTAGATAGTTCATCTATATGTGCATGGAAGATTATCGACAATGAATTACATGCTATTTTAGGAGGAAAAGACACAACAAAAGCTGTAAGCAGAAGCGCTCATGATTCATCTACTAGTGCTCTATATGCAAATTCCCCTATAGACAACAACCATTGTACAGTAACACTTGTTGATGCTACAAAAAAATCTTCTAACAATGAAAAAGAAGAACTAAAACACGCATTAACCGTTTAATTTTTTTAGTAGAAGTAGAGTTCAGCAACTACTATAAAAACGAGGTGAAATCTGAAAAGCCTTATGAGTAGGAACAAATAAATAAATTTTAGAAATAATGACTAAAAAAGAAATATCCATAAAAACTTTTAACAATACAGCCTTCTGCTGGGAAGCT is a genomic window of Flavobacterium jumunjinense containing:
- a CDS encoding tetratricopeptide repeat-containing sensor histidine kinase produces the protein MKYIKRFYFMIFLFFSLLVFSQEISNNKFIRTLILKEIQLKKEIDFKKACSFFIQNNLDSTLVYTAKQLSNKNNTLEIKDFCHYFRARCFIEKKIYDVAKLELNKISNQVEFHYHIVILLGEIALEQQDYKIAIDYFETVEREFIEKHDFNRYYFYQNLGLCYFHTEKFNKAEEYLFRASNFLSEEADTIKTIRLNINIANLYYEQYKDNQAIPYFEKAYALSKKIKNFEIKQNAALNMAVVEENRKDLVKAMMYRKEYDIWKDSLNNQNKIWAVAEIEKKYAVNQKQKEIQLLASENKTKVSQRNGFIVASVLFLLLFGTAFYFYNQKSKTNKIIEAQKDNLDDLNATKDKLFSIVSHDLRSSVNALQVTNDELLKDIANRNFETLDKTAHKNAAIANSTFNLLENLLHWATLQTQQLYFHIESVDLFSVMQQIEYNYKPLFENKNLVFANKIPKATFVLADLDSLKIIIRNLLDNAIKFSNENDTISVYTFDKEAVFHYLVIEDTGIGMDEETRINLLKEGNLLNKKKNQKGIGTGLGLQLCKSMIQKNKGHLAIESYENKGTKIIIALPKLTSNG
- a CDS encoding LytR/AlgR family response regulator transcription factor, which encodes MDKVNILIIEDNLDEAKALQELLQRNNYNVVGIASTHQEALTLFYELPIDLVIIDVFLDGNPDGISFAETISIIPNALKPFVFLTSSKDRQIFERAKLTKPFSFLLKPFNELEVLYAIEMAVEKFYDQPNVFVSEHQDTVISECYLFIKKKNALNKVKTDNIIYIEVDDRYCSIITEKEKFVIQISLGKISELLCSKTFVQTHRKYIVNTNAIEKIILEDNLLILKDNHQVTFSGKYKEIIKSFTILK